The window GCAACATCTGTAAATAAGAGAAAAACAGTGATGATGAAGTTCTTTGCATCCTTTGGATATATTGTTTTTTTATGCTCATATTTTTATTTATTAGACTTATTAGCTATCTATATCATTACGGGTACCGATACCTTCTCAAACCCTCTTTATTCTCTTAGGTTTTTTCAGTTTACACCTTTAAATATGTCTGTAGCATCATTTTTAGTTTTAGACTTTATGATGAAGATTTTTGTTATGCTATTTTTAGCAGGTATTGTACTTTTACTTTCTTCTTATCTAAAACAGACTGTAATCGTATTTGTTCTCAGTGTTACGTTGGTTAGTGGATTGATTTTGTTAAATGATTATCAGTCAACAGTCTTAAACCCTATAGCTTTAGTAACTAATTATACAATGGTAAATAAATTTGAAAGTATCAACGTTTTTGGATTGTGTTTACTTAAGCATCAAGTATGCATTGGAATAACAGGAATATGGTGTTTTATTTTGCTTGTTATTATGAGAAAGCGGGCGGTAAGATGGTGTTAAAATATGAATTGAAAAAAATACTGATAAAGCAGAAGGGGATTATTTTGATTTTAGCTTTATTGCTATATAAGAGCATCTTTTCCTTTTACGAAATTCAAAGTGTTTATTACTTACCTTCTCATGAAGATAGAGAAATATATGAAGCATATATTTGTTACCTGAATGGGAATTTGACAGAGGAAAAAGAAAAATTTATTTTGGTTGAAAAAGAAAAAATAGAATCAGTAAAAAGCCAATATAACTACATAAGTATTGATTTATATGATTACAGGTTAAGTGAAGAAGAATATATAGAAAAATATCATGAAATACAAGAATATCTAAAAAGAGACAGAGCCTTTCAAGAAGTATGGTCAAAATATAAGTATGTTATGCTAAATCCTAGCAACCGTTATTTTATTCCCTATGATATACCATCCTTATCTGTTGATAGATTAGATTACTTACTTGTTATGGTAATTATTGTGCTAACAGTTAATTTTTTTTTCACAGAAAGAGATACAAACATGCTGGTTTATATCAAAAGTAGTAAAAAGGGTAGAGGCTCGACTGCTACTACAAAGTGGGGAATAATGATGGCATTGTCTATTATAGTTGTATTGCTAATAAGTGGAGTCGAATATATCATTACTATTTTTTATATGGACACAGTATATCTAAATTATCCTTTACAAAGTCTAGAATTCTATGCAAATTCTCCCTACAGTCTGACAATGGGACAGGTTTGGGGTTCTATTATTGCTTTAAGGTGTATTGGGCTTGCTAGTTTTTGTAGTATAGTTATTGTTTTAGGAGAGATAACGAGAAGTAAGATACTAACACTTTTTATTCCGACAGCTACCATGTTTTTACAAGGGGTTATTGGAACTGATAAAAGTCTAGCTTACCGCATACCTTTTCTTACAGGATTAATTAAAGGAACAGGATATTTTCGTGGCAATGCTACAGTTACTATGCTCAAAGGTACTGCTATAGAAGAAACTGTAAAAGTATTTAGCAATATACCAAAGGATTATCTTATCAAAATGATTATTTTAGCATTAATATGCATTATAAGTTCTTTAGGCACAGTTGTTTTATCCTATAAAAATAAGCAGCATAAAAAGAAAATAGTTTATAGTTTGTTACTTATCTTATTCTTGTTAAGTGGTTGCAATACTGTGCAAAATGATAATGTATATACCCATAACTTGAATATATCTAAAAATTTTTTACTGGTGCAAAATGAGAATTATTATATATTAGGCGAGGATACAAATGCTGTAAGAATTGACAAAAAATCGGGAGAAAAAGAAAAACTTATTAGAAACTCTTTTTATGAGTGTACAGATCCAAGCGTTATTAGCAGAAACTATCTTCAAGGAGAGAACTATTATTATTATACTTATAATAAAAATGCAAGAGTAATTAATCAAATTAATTTAGAAAGTTTAACGGAAAAAAATATCTTTACTACTAATACTGAAGATAAATATTATTTTCTAAATCTATATCTTAAATATGTGGATTTTAAGAACATAGAGAAGATTTGGAGCTTTTTTATAGCAGATGATGATTTATTTCTAGTAATGTATGATGGTAGGGTTGTAAAGGTTGATATAAAATCAAATAAAAAGGAAGTTGTTATAGATGAGGGGATGTTTAGATATAATATATCTTTTGACGGAAACTACATTTATTATATCAACAGCAACCTTGAGCTGAAGAGATATAATATACACACAAAAGAGAGTACTGTTATAATAGACAAAAGGGTAACAAGACTATATTTGATGCCTGATGGAATTTTATGTGCAGATAAAAATGCACTTTATTCAGTGAATAAGGATGGAACTTCCTTGAAAAGGATTATAAATGCAAGTGTAAATGAGTTATCCAGTGATGAAAAATACATATATTACACAGAAAGAAACAGTAACAATTTGTATCGTATATCTAAAGATGGAGGAAAAGGGGAAATTATATCAGATGAAAATATATTAGACTTTGAAGTTTTAACAAATAGTAATTACATATATTGTCGTATAAATGGAAGCTATGAACCAAGATATGAGTTGCTCAACAAAGAATAGTTAGAAGTATAATAGTTAGTTATTTGATTACTTGGCATGTAGACAGGGATAAAGTAAAGCCTAGGAAGGCTATAGCTTATGAGTAGTGAAGAGTAAAGTACTTTAGTAAACTGTTATTTAGCTCTATTAAGATTAAGAATCTAGTTTGTCATATGACTAAGAAGCTATAAAAAAAGCTTAGACTGAGAAAAGTTTAAGCTTTTTATGTCGTTTATGCCCATAAAACGACCGTTTATGCAAAAGGGGTTGTCCTAAAAGTAGAATCGTGATATTTTTAAATTAACTAAATCTTATAGCTTAAAGGAAGATATTGATATGATTAATCAAATAGCTTGTTATATTGTTAATAAGATGAAAAATTATGATGTAGCAAATGAGGAAAATATAGACTTATATATTTATGGATTAGAAATATTAATAATCACAATTATTAAATATTTAGGGATATTTATTATATCATTTTTATTAGGAGTTGTAAAAGAGGCCCTTGTTTTTGTTCTAGCTTTTAGCATGTTGAGGAACCAGGCTGGAGGAGTGCATTTAGATTCTTTTTGGCAATGCTTTATCATTACAAATGTCATAACTTTTTCTTGTATATTTCTTTCTAAAGCTCTACCTATTAATCACACAGCGATATATCAAATAATTATGTTAATCGTATCTATTGTATTAGTTCTAATCTTTGCCCCTGTTGATACAGAGAATAAACCGCTTAATGAGCTTGAAAAGAAGCTATATAAGAGAAGAAGCATATATGTAATACTTATATTAAGTATAATCACCATTGGCTTAAGCTTAGTTTACGATTCTTTTATTGCTTATGGCAATATTGTGTCATTAGGATTTCTATGTGAGGGAATCACATTGACACCTTTAATAAAAAGAAAAACAGGAGGTGAATTAAATGAAAGCAAAGGGTAGATTATTAAGTGGTGTAGCATCAGTAGCTATGGCTTTTGCAAACTTAGGATTAAACATTAACTGCATAGGGCTACTATATCAGCCTAAATGTCCAAGAAGATAATGGATGCTGCTTAAAACTTTGTTTTAAAAAATTACCTTAAATTTAGCAGAGCAATTAAAAAAGGTTATCAGAATTCGATTAACTACTATATGTAGAAATGAATACTATATATTAAAAGTCCTATTTTTACATAGGACTTTTAATATATAAAGAATACCTAAGGAGTCAGTTTTTATAGTTTTATAGCTATCTATAAAATTATAAAAGCTGACTCCTTATATTTTTTTAGGCTTATTATCAAAAAACTAGAAACAAATAAACTACTTATTTTATAATATTTATTAACTTAATGAAATAAAAAGGTAATCAAATTTACATGTAGAATAATAGAAAATGACAACAATTTATATGAGGTGATGTCATATGAAGTTAAATATTGCAATCTGTGATGATGATAAAGCTCACGTAGGTATTATTAAAGATTATATAAATAAAACTAATATTAGTTATGATACTCAAATATTCGAAGCTTATAGTGGTGAAGAGATGCTAGAATTAATAAAGAATACACATATAGATATAATTTTCTTAGATATTGAAATGAAGGAATTAAATGGTATAGAAACAGGCAAAAAAATTAGAGAAACTAATGAAGACACAATAATTATATTTTTGACAGGATATAAGGATTACGCACTAGAAGCTTTTCAAATAGAAAGTTATCAGTACATAATAAAACCTATCACATATGAAAAGTTCAACATCTTAATGCAAAAAATTCTTACACGATTAAAAGAGATAAATGCCTATAAAAATATAAATAATTCTTTTATTTTTAAAGCAAAAGATGGTATAGTGAGATTAAAGTACAAATGGATTTATTACTTTGAAGGACAAGGAAAGAGGGTCTATGTTTCATCTGAAGTGGGTAACTATGATTTTATAGGTACTTTAAAATCAGTTGAGATATCTCTGAACAAAAATATGTTTTTGCGTTGTCATCGAGGGTTTATCATAAATACCGAGAGGTTATTAAATGTTAAAGATAATCAAATCATGTTATTTGATGTGGAGCAACTTATTCCTATTGGTAGAAAGTACAAAAAAGATGTATTAAATGTATTAGAAAAGAAATTATTTGAATGTAATAGGTGAGAAAAATGGATATTATCGCCAATCTTATAACAAACATAATTGATGTGAATTTGCTGTTTTATTATCTAATAGTCGCCTTTAGAGGAGAAAAAAACAAAAATACGTCTATCTTTTTTTGGCTTTCTGTAATTGTATTATTTAATACTCTTGTTAATAATTTTTTGGGACTAGCTAATATTGCAGGATTTATATTGATTTTAACTTCAATGAGTTTTATTTTTAAACTGATTTTTAATGAAGAATTCTTAAGTATTTTTATTGCTTTACTTATAGGCATGATATTCATGTTTACATTAGAATTAGTCACGGCTAATCTAATAATTTATATTTTTAAACTGACCCCATTATTAGTTTTAGAGTTGAATATATATAAAATATTAGCTATTATTATATCCAAAGGTAGCTTTTTCCTTATTACACATTGCTGGATTAGTAAAACTTCTTTTTTCTCGTATTTTCAGTATGAAGGAAGTCGGCCAATAGCTTTTATATTTTTATTTAATTCAATTATTATTTATATGGCATTTATACTTTATAGGTACATAAAGATTAGCTCTTATATAGATTATATTGTTTTCTTTACACTTACAATGTGCGTTATTTTGTTTAGCTGGCTAATCTATATATTTACAAAAAAGATGGTAAAGCAAGAGCAACAAGAAGAGTTTATGAAGATAAAAATTAAGGAATATGAAAATCAGAATTTTTATATCAAGAATATGGAAGATGTTTTGCAAAACATTCGTGCACAAAGACATGACTTTAATAATCATGTAAGTACATTATATGGGTTAATTTATCTTAATAAATTTGAGGAAGCGAAAAAATATATTTTAGGATTAGCAGAAGATGTTTCCATCGCTAATAAAATTGTTGATGTTGGTCATCCTGTGCTTACAGCACTAATAAATATGAAAAGAGACAAGATACTAAGAGAAAATATAAAAATGAACTTAGAGGCTCAACTGCCTAAAAATCTTATTTTTGAATATGTAGACTTATCAATAATTATAGGTAATCTTTTAGATAATGCAATTGAGGCATGTATGAATCCCAATATAGATAGCCCATTTATTGAGCTAGTGATTAAAGTAAAAAGTGACTATTTGGTTATTGAAACATTAAATTCTAAGTCAAATGCAGTAAGCATAGGAGCAGATTTTCTAGAGGATAGATTTACAACTAAAGAGGACAAAGAAAACCATGGTTTTGGATTGAAAAATATAAAAAGAATTGTAGGGCAATACAATGGGCTTTTAAAGATAGAAAATAAAGAAAACACTTTTGCTGTTCACATAGCTTTACCTCTAGAATGTTGTAAAGCAGATAACGATAAACCACCAGATAAATAAATGAATTACTGGTGGTTTATATTCATTAAGTATGCGTAATTTTTTGGACAAGTTAATTAAAGAGTTCTTTTATTTTCCTTGGTCCTGCTAGGATATCTCTTCTAATAAACAAAGTGCCATCATCTTTTGTCTTGGTACACCATTTTATAAGCATGATCTTCCCGTCTGCTATTTCAATACCGGTTATACAGTTAGGATGGACACAGCTTCCACTGTTAAAGTATGGAGGCTCATTTAACCTTGGATACATAGGTCTATGATTATGGCCTGTAATAAGCATGTGTTTTTCCTTCACTACCCACTCACTAAGTCTTTTTGCTACTAAATCCTTTTTTTTATGGTTTTTGGCTGTTCTCATAAGACCATTTGCCCCAAACAATTCTAGAGGCCTCCACAGATATCTAACTAAAAATCTAGCTAATCTCCATAAATCATAGTTTAGAAAATCTACTTGATGGCCATGAGTTAATAGTATTTTATCATTTGTGACTTTATACTTAAGCACTAAGCCTTCGTAAACTTTGATATTAGGGAATAAGGGTTTGTATATATTCTCGAGTTCATCAAAGTATTTATATAGATTTTTCATCACAAACTTTTCGTTTCTTTTTACTATGTCATGGTTCCCATAAATGAAGTATAATCTATCTTCTTTATGGAAATTAGATAGAACTTTAAATACATCAATATGAGCTTCAACAATTCTATCAAAGTTTCTATTTTCCCAAAGTTCATCTCCATCCCCTAGCTCTATATAGGTATATCCATTTTCGAAATAATAGTTAAGAGCTGCAGAATAAATGTTTTCATTTTTTGAAAAATCATCTGCCCAGCTTCCGTCTCCTCTATGACAATCACTCATCAAAATTATCCTTGAAGAATCATCAAAGCTAATTTCCTTAGATGTGTGATAAACTTTTGTTACACGATTTAAAATATCCATAGCATTACCTCCGCAAGGAACTAACATAACTCGTATTACAATATATTCCAAGTTTGATAGATGAGGAACGATTAAGACGAAAAAAAGCAGGAGTTTTTACCCTGCTAATTTGGAGACAATTTATGTTTTTTTATTGATCAGACTTTACTTTCTATGGATAATTTTTTATAGCTTATTGAAGTAGATAGTTCCTTATGCTAGAATATATTTTAATCGACAATAATCTATGTAGGATGGAGAGATATCATGCAACTTGTACTTAAAGACAAAAAATTTTATAAATCCTTAGCTAATATTGCGATTCCTATTACATTACAAAATCTTGTCATGTCTTCTATTAACATGCTAGATACATTGATGATAACAAGACTTGGTGATGCTAATATAGCAGCTGCTGGTCTAGCAAATCAAGTTTTTTTCTTTTTTTCACTAATATTGTTTGGGGTAAATAGTGGATCATCAATTTTTATAGCTCAATTCTGGGGGAAAAAAGATATTAAAAATATAAGAAGAATCCTTGGATTAGCAATAATAATATGTGGAATTGTGAGTATTATCTTTACAATAGGTGCTCTTTTTATTCCAGAGACTCTTATGCATATATTTACTCATGAACAGGATGTAGTGGAATTAGGAGTAAAATATCTAAAAATTATAGGATTCAGTTACTTAATAACATCTATAAGCTTTGCATTTAATACAGCCCTAAGAAGTATTGGACAGGCTAAAATTCCTATGTTTATAAGTATAGTTTCTTTATTAGTAAATGCTACATTTAACTATTTGCTTATATTTGGTAAGTTTGGCTTTCCTAAGATGGGAATAGAAGGAGCAGCACTTGCTACTGTGTTGGCTAGGATTGTTGAATTAGTTTCAGTTTTATATATAACTTACCATAGCAAGAATGCTTTAGCTGCAAAGATAAATGAGCTAGTAGATGTATCTAAAGACTTTGTAGTGAAGTATTTTAAGACTGCAGCTCCTGTTATAATAAATGAGTTTTTCTGGTCATTAGGAACTGTAATGTATTCAGTAGCCTATGCAAGAATGGGAAAGGAAGCAACATCTGCTGTTCAGATATCTAATACTGTTCAAAATATATTCTTAGTATTATCTAGAGGATTGTCAAGTGCATGTGCTGTTATGATTGGTAATGAAATTGGAGCAGGAAATAAAGAAAAATCAATATCATATGCTAGGACTTTTATTATAATCGGGCCATTACTAGGGATAGTTTTAGGAGTTATATTATTCGTTTCAACTCCAGCCATTATGACCTTGTTTGGCAATGTTTCAGCAGAAGTTTATGACTATACAACTAAGATGCTCATAGTTATTTCTCTTTCATTGAGTATAAAGATAGTGAATGGTTTATTAATAGTTGGTATTTTTAGAAGTGGTGGAGATACTAGGTTTTCTATGTTCCTAGAGATGGGTTCAGTGTGGCTTGTAGGAGTGCCATTATCATTTTTAGGTGCCTTAGTTTTGAAAATTCCGGTTTATTGGGTAGTGGCTTTAGTTACTCTAGAAGAGGTTGTTAAGGCAGCCATTGGAATACCTAGATTGCTTTCAAATAAATGGGTTAGAAATGTTGTTGAACATATGTAGGATGAGAATATAGATGGGTCAGAATGTTATCTGACCCTTTATTATATTTATAATAATTCAAATTCTACAACAGTATCTATATCATCTGGTAGAGGATGAGTAAGATGTTCAGGCTTACCAAAATTTATAAAGATATAATCATTGTAATCCATAGTATTCCAAGGTTTAATTAACTTTAATTCAGAACCGTCAGAAAGCAATCTGGCTTTTTTAACCTTACCATTTAGTCCTTGAATGCCTAAAGGTCCTATACTACCATCAAATATATGGGCATAGAGCTTATTTTGGTTTTGGGTGAAATAACCCCATTCAGGTTTTGGTAGCATTGATTTTCCACAATTATATATACTGTTTCCATTTTGCTTCATCCATTTATCTATAGCTTCTAAGATGCGCAGAGATTCCTCAGGAATTTCACCCTTTGCATTAGGCCCAATATTTAATAGTAGGTTTCCGTTTTTACTAACACATTCTACCAGCTTTCTAATAATCATCTTAGGAGATTTAAAATTCTTATCTTCTGATGAGTACCCCCAATGATTGTTCATAGTAATACAAGCTTCCCAAGGAACTGGATTTCCATTTTCATCTACTATTCCTTCTGGAGGTATTATTTGTTCAGGTGATGCAAAGTCTCCAGCGTAAAAATTAGGATTATTGGTCATGATACTTCCTGAGTTTTCGCCACTTGCTTCTAATCTATTATCTATTATGACGTCAGGTTGTAATTCTCTCACCATATTTATTAGTTTGGTAGCTTTCCACTTCTCGCCAGTCATATCATCATAGGAGAAGTCGAACCAAAGTATGTCTATTTTACCGTAGTTGGTGCAAAGCTCTCGAACTTGTCCATGCATGTATTCTAGATACCTTTCAAAGTTATGTTTTACGTCTTTGTACTTCTCGTTGTCTCTCATAGGATGGTGTCTATCTCCATAATGAGGGAAGTCATCATGGTGCCAATCTATAATAGAATAATATAAGCCAACTTTAAGGCCTTCTGTTCTAAAAGCATCTACATATTCTTTTATTAAGTCTCTTCTAGCTTTAGTATTAGTAGATTTATAATCTGTAAGCTTACTATCAAACAGGCAAAAACCATCATGGTGTTTGGCTGTCATGACAGCATATTTCATTCCAGAGTTTTTTGCGACTTTAGCCCAGTACTTAGGATCGTAGAATATTGGGTCAAATTCTTCGAAATATTGCATATATTCTTCCTTTGACATTTTTTCATTAGTCATGACCCATTCTCCCCGTGCTGGGATTGAGTAAAGTCCCCAGTGAATAAACATTCCAAACCTATCTTTAAGAAACCAAGCTGTTCTTTTATTTCTTTCTTTTACTAGGTCCATTTTAATTCCTCCTGTGATTATATCCGAATCTATCTTAAGCTCTTTTCTTATTTACTAGTATATATAAAGCTTTATTGAGTGTCCATAGCTGACTTTACTAATTTTTTAAGCTTGTTTACTTAAAGATAGGCAAGCTCTATTATATAATGATTATTATCGAGAGATTAACTTTATGAGTTTTAGTAAAATCACCTTAGTTTATTAAGTTTCGATTGAGTTTTATTTCTATTTGTTTTTTTGACAATAATTTGTATTATTATGTATATAATTATATATGGGGGTGTTAAGGTGAGGACTAATAGAAAACTAACTTTTATGATTAGTACTGTACTTATTGTTTCTTTATTTTTAACTGGATGCGCTACATTTGGCAAAGTCAATAATAGTGAACTAATCCAGAATACTGCTTTTGAGAATATTAGAGAAAAAGATTTAGATTCTAAAAATATTATGAAAATAATTGAAGAATTGACCTCAGAAAAATATAAAGGAAGACTTGCAGGAACTAAAGGAAATGAGCTTGCTACCCATTACATTGCCAACTATTTTAAAAAAATCAAGCTTGATTACCCAGGTGTTTTAGACACATACCTACAGCATTTTGACCATAATGTTAGATTTACGTATAGTGCTCCAAAGCTACAAATATTAAATGAAAAAGGTGAAGTTGAAAAAGACTTTGAATATATAAAAGAGTTTTCTGTAAATACAGGAGTTCCTTCATTGAGCATTAAAGGTGAGTTAAAGGGAAAAGGTATAGTTGTAGATAATACAGAAAATATCATGAAGGATATTGAATCTTATGATGGGAAGGTACTTCTTGTACCAAGAAATATTTTAGCTAGTGAGGGAAATAGAAAACTAATTAACAAGGTACTATCAGGAAACAGTAAAATTGGTGGAATGATTATAGAAGTTGATATCGATAATCCTAATCATATGTATGGTAGTTTTGTGGTGGGACCTAACGCCCAACCAACAGCCAAGTTTGAAGAAGGGCAACCCTTGCTCTTTAACTGCAATGTGACAGTGTTTAACGAGTTAGTTAAAGCTTCTAATGCTGGGTTAGAGATAAGTATGAAGGCGGACTATGCAATAGAAAATGTAACTTCTGCAAATGTAATAGGATATATAGAAGGGAAAGATAAGGTTCTTAAAGAAGAGTTTATTATTATAGGGGCCCATTTTGACCATGCAGGAGATAACAAAAATGGTACATATAATCCAGGAGCATTAGACAATGCTTCAGGTACAGCTGTAATGATGGAAATAGCCAGGATTCTAAAAGAAGGAAATTACAAACCTAAAAAATCGATTTTATTTATTGCATTTAATGGAGAAGAAGAGGGTATATATGGCTCTTACCATTATGTCAATAACCCGATATATCCACTGAACAAAGATAGGACAGTTATGATTAATTTAGATATGGTAGGCTCAAAAACAGAAATGCCTCTTACACTACTGAGCTTTGATAGTACTAATATAAAGCTGAGAGAAGAATTTTATAGGTATTCAAAGGCGTTAAAAATAGATTGTGTCCAAGATGCAGGACAGGGAAGTGATCATTATCCTTTTGGAACAAAGGGAATAGACGTTTTATGCTTAATCAATATGGATTTGAAAAATGGATATCATACTCCTGAGGATACAATAGATAAGGTAGATGAAAAGCGAATTACTGAAATAACTAAGCTTGTACTATATTATATTGATAAAAATGCTTTTTAACATAGTAGCTTAATCTAGGATTGAGACAAAAAAGTTGTCATCCAATGCGTCAGTGAAGGGGGATGGGGGATATTCACTACACCTAGGATGACAACTTATTTACATGTACTTTTTCTCTAGTTCTTCTACTAATCTAATATACTTTTCCTTAGTTTGAATATGTTCATTATTTTCTTCATATTCTTTAAATTGTCTATCTAGCTTATTCATAGTTTCTTTCTTTAGATTTCTCTCTGCGTATTTAAAAAGCATATTATCTTCTTTAAATATATGTTTTTCTAGTAGATTTGCATAACCCATAGCATTTGCAATTACATCAACCTTAACATCATTGCTGCCTTCTTTATATGCTTTTAAAGCAACCTCTAGGTCTCTAACAAAGCCTCTTCCCCAATCATGCTCGATAAGCATCCCTTGGACTGGCCCATTACCTATTTTATCAGTTAGCTCAGATTCCATATCTTTAAACAACATATCCTCTTCTTTTCCATGGTGGTACTTATCTGCATAATTTCTTATAAAATCAATTATAGAAACTAAATCATCATGTGGAATTTCTTTTCCCTCTACAATAGCTACACATATTTTTCTAATTACTTTAAGTACTTTCTTAATATTATCATGTTCATTTACTAATATTTGTATTGTGTTCATAGCATCACCTCAAACAGTCTTTACCTTATTATTATCCACAAAAAAGAATAATAAACACTATTTTATAATCAGTAGTGCTTTTGTCTTAAAAATAAAAAAACATAAAAAGTTGGCGAGATAAGTTGTAAATATATCTAGTATAATCTATAATATTATATAGTTATATACAATATATATGTA of the Proteiniborus sp. DW1 genome contains:
- a CDS encoding DUF5050 domain-containing protein, with protein sequence MKKILIKQKGIILILALLLYKSIFSFYEIQSVYYLPSHEDREIYEAYICYLNGNLTEEKEKFILVEKEKIESVKSQYNYISIDLYDYRLSEEEYIEKYHEIQEYLKRDRAFQEVWSKYKYVMLNPSNRYFIPYDIPSLSVDRLDYLLVMVIIVLTVNFFFTERDTNMLVYIKSSKKGRGSTATTKWGIMMALSIIVVLLISGVEYIITIFYMDTVYLNYPLQSLEFYANSPYSLTMGQVWGSIIALRCIGLASFCSIVIVLGEITRSKILTLFIPTATMFLQGVIGTDKSLAYRIPFLTGLIKGTGYFRGNATVTMLKGTAIEETVKVFSNIPKDYLIKMIILALICIISSLGTVVLSYKNKQHKKKIVYSLLLILFLLSGCNTVQNDNVYTHNLNISKNFLLVQNENYYILGEDTNAVRIDKKSGEKEKLIRNSFYECTDPSVISRNYLQGENYYYYTYNKNARVINQINLESLTEKNIFTTNTEDKYYFLNLYLKYVDFKNIEKIWSFFIADDDLFLVMYDGRVVKVDIKSNKKEVVIDEGMFRYNISFDGNYIYYINSNLELKRYNIHTKESTVIIDKRVTRLYLMPDGILCADKNALYSVNKDGTSLKRIINASVNELSSDEKYIYYTERNSNNLYRISKDGGKGEIISDENILDFEVLTNSNYIYCRINGSYEPRYELLNKE
- a CDS encoding accessory gene regulator B family protein, translated to MINQIACYIVNKMKNYDVANEENIDLYIYGLEILIITIIKYLGIFIISFLLGVVKEALVFVLAFSMLRNQAGGVHLDSFWQCFIITNVITFSCIFLSKALPINHTAIYQIIMLIVSIVLVLIFAPVDTENKPLNELEKKLYKRRSIYVILILSIITIGLSLVYDSFIAYGNIVSLGFLCEGITLTPLIKRKTGGELNESKG
- a CDS encoding cyclic lactone autoinducer peptide; amino-acid sequence: MKAKGRLLSGVASVAMAFANLGLNINCIGLLYQPKCPRR
- a CDS encoding LytTR family DNA-binding domain-containing protein — protein: MKLNIAICDDDKAHVGIIKDYINKTNISYDTQIFEAYSGEEMLELIKNTHIDIIFLDIEMKELNGIETGKKIRETNEDTIIIFLTGYKDYALEAFQIESYQYIIKPITYEKFNILMQKILTRLKEINAYKNINNSFIFKAKDGIVRLKYKWIYYFEGQGKRVYVSSEVGNYDFIGTLKSVEISLNKNMFLRCHRGFIINTERLLNVKDNQIMLFDVEQLIPIGRKYKKDVLNVLEKKLFECNR
- a CDS encoding sensor histidine kinase; this encodes MDIIANLITNIIDVNLLFYYLIVAFRGEKNKNTSIFFWLSVIVLFNTLVNNFLGLANIAGFILILTSMSFIFKLIFNEEFLSIFIALLIGMIFMFTLELVTANLIIYIFKLTPLLVLELNIYKILAIIISKGSFFLITHCWISKTSFFSYFQYEGSRPIAFIFLFNSIIIYMAFILYRYIKISSYIDYIVFFTLTMCVILFSWLIYIFTKKMVKQEQQEEFMKIKIKEYENQNFYIKNMEDVLQNIRAQRHDFNNHVSTLYGLIYLNKFEEAKKYILGLAEDVSIANKIVDVGHPVLTALINMKRDKILRENIKMNLEAQLPKNLIFEYVDLSIIIGNLLDNAIEACMNPNIDSPFIELVIKVKSDYLVIETLNSKSNAVSIGADFLEDRFTTKEDKENHGFGLKNIKRIVGQYNGLLKIENKENTFAVHIALPLECCKADNDKPPDK
- a CDS encoding metallophosphoesterase — its product is MDILNRVTKVYHTSKEISFDDSSRIILMSDCHRGDGSWADDFSKNENIYSAALNYYFENGYTYIELGDGDELWENRNFDRIVEAHIDVFKVLSNFHKEDRLYFIYGNHDIVKRNEKFVMKNLYKYFDELENIYKPLFPNIKVYEGLVLKYKVTNDKILLTHGHQVDFLNYDLWRLARFLVRYLWRPLELFGANGLMRTAKNHKKKDLVAKRLSEWVVKEKHMLITGHNHRPMYPRLNEPPYFNSGSCVHPNCITGIEIADGKIMLIKWCTKTKDDGTLFIRRDILAGPRKIKELFN
- a CDS encoding MATE family efflux transporter, producing the protein MQLVLKDKKFYKSLANIAIPITLQNLVMSSINMLDTLMITRLGDANIAAAGLANQVFFFFSLILFGVNSGSSIFIAQFWGKKDIKNIRRILGLAIIICGIVSIIFTIGALFIPETLMHIFTHEQDVVELGVKYLKIIGFSYLITSISFAFNTALRSIGQAKIPMFISIVSLLVNATFNYLLIFGKFGFPKMGIEGAALATVLARIVELVSVLYITYHSKNALAAKINELVDVSKDFVVKYFKTAAPVIINEFFWSLGTVMYSVAYARMGKEATSAVQISNTVQNIFLVLSRGLSSACAVMIGNEIGAGNKEKSISYARTFIIIGPLLGIVLGVILFVSTPAIMTLFGNVSAEVYDYTTKMLIVISLSLSIKIVNGLLIVGIFRSGGDTRFSMFLEMGSVWLVGVPLSFLGALVLKIPVYWVVALVTLEEVVKAAIGIPRLLSNKWVRNVVEHM
- a CDS encoding alpha-L-fucosidase; translated protein: MDLVKERNKRTAWFLKDRFGMFIHWGLYSIPARGEWVMTNEKMSKEEYMQYFEEFDPIFYDPKYWAKVAKNSGMKYAVMTAKHHDGFCLFDSKLTDYKSTNTKARRDLIKEYVDAFRTEGLKVGLYYSIIDWHHDDFPHYGDRHHPMRDNEKYKDVKHNFERYLEYMHGQVRELCTNYGKIDILWFDFSYDDMTGEKWKATKLINMVRELQPDVIIDNRLEASGENSGSIMTNNPNFYAGDFASPEQIIPPEGIVDENGNPVPWEACITMNNHWGYSSEDKNFKSPKMIIRKLVECVSKNGNLLLNIGPNAKGEIPEESLRILEAIDKWMKQNGNSIYNCGKSMLPKPEWGYFTQNQNKLYAHIFDGSIGPLGIQGLNGKVKKARLLSDGSELKLIKPWNTMDYNDYIFINFGKPEHLTHPLPDDIDTVVEFELL